The genomic region ACCTACGGACGCGGTTCGTGGGCCAGTAGCCTGCGTTATCACAACGGCCTGTACTACGCCACCACCTTTGCCCAAACCAGCGGCCGAACGCACATTTACACGACCAGGAATATCGAGAAAGGCCCGTGGAAAGAAGTATCGTTTAAGCCGTCTTACCACGATCATAGCCTGTTTTTTGACGATGACGGCCGGACGTACCTTATCTACGGTGCGGGCAAGCTCAATATCGTCGAACTGAATGCCGATGCCTCGGGCATAAAGCCCGGCACCACCGAACAGGTTCTGATTGAAAACGCCAGTACGCCATCTGGTACGGGCCCGGGGCTACCGGCTGAAGGCTCGCAACTGTTCAAGGTGAAGGGGAAATATTACCTCTTCAACATCAGTTGGCCACGGGGCGGCATGCGGACGGTAATCATTCACCGGGCGGATAAGATCACCGGCCCCTGGGAGGGTCGCGTGGCGTTGCAGGATAAGGGTGTGGCCCAGGGCGGGCTGATCGACACGCCCGACGGACGCTGGTTTGCGTACCTCTTCCGCGATTTTGGCGGGGTGGGACGCATTCCGTATCTGGTTCCGGTGAAGTGGGAGGATGGTTGGCCGGTGCTGGGCGAAAACGGCAAAGTGCCCGAAACCCTCGAACTGCCTGCCAGCAAAGGGCTGATTCCGGGGCTGGTAAACTCCGACGAATTCAGCCGCAAAAAAGGGGAGGCCGCCCTGCCGCTGGTGTGGCAGTGGAATCACAACCCCGACAATAGCCTGTGGTCGGTGACGGAGCGGAAGGGGTATCTGCGGCTGAAAACCGGCCGTACCGATACTTCGTTCGTGATGGCTCGCAATACGCTGACGCAACGTACCATCGGCCCTGAAAGTGCAGGTTCCACGTTGCTTGATGCATCGAACCTGAAAGACGGCGACTTTGCCGGGTTGAGCCTGTTGCAGAAAAATTACGGGCTGGTCGGCGTGAAGATGGAAAACGGAAACCGCTCGGTGGTGATGGTCAGCGCTTCATCAGGCAAGCCGGTGGAGGTGCAACGCGTGCCGCTGGGCCAGAAAACGGTTTACCTGAAAGCTGACTGCGATTTCCGCGACCGGAAAGATACCGCCCGTTTCTTGTACAGCCTCGACGGCAAAACCTGGACCCCCATTGGCGAGCCGCTGAAAATGCCCTACACGATTCCGCATTTTATGGGCTACCGCTTCGGGCTGTTCAACTACGCCACCGCGCAAACGGGCGGTTTTGCCGACTTTGATTACTTCCGTATTAGTGACACGATCACCGGGAAATAAGACCTTTTCTTTTCATCAATTCAATATGAAGTACGCATTTTATCTTTTGTTGTTTACCGTCTTCTGGGCGAATGCCCAAACCCCGACAACTACGGTCACCAGCCCGGACGGAAAGCTGGTGGTGGTGGTCTCGCTGGAAGAGGGCAAGCCGGTTTACAATGTCTCGTTGAACCAGAAACCGTTTTTGACCAAATCACCATTGGGTTTGAAAACCAATGTGGGCGATTTTTCGGAGGGGCTTGCCGCTGGAAAACCGGCGGTCGTGAACCGGATCGACAACTCGTACGAATTGCCAACCATCAAAACCAGTAAGGTTCATTACGTTGCCAACGAAGCGGTCATTTCACTGACAAAAACCAATGTGCCTGCCATCGACATTACGTTCCGGGTGAGCAATAACGATGTGGCCTTTAAGTACAAGGTCTATCCGCAAAAAGCGTCCCGATCCTGCGTGGTTAATGAGGAACTGTCTGGCTTTGTGTTACCCGCCGGTACAACCACGTTTCTGTCGGCGCAAAGCAAAGCGATGGTGGGTTTTGCCCGAACCATGCCCAGCTACGAGATTCCGTACACGGTCGATGATACGCTGGGCAAGAACGGCCGGGGCAATGGCTACACCTTTCCCTGCCTGTTCAAGGTCAATACCAACGGCTGGGTGTTGATTTCGGAAACGGGTGTCGACAGCCGTTACTGCGCGAGCCGCCTGCTGGGCCGTCCCGGTGGCTTGTACACCATTGGTTATCCGATGCCCGATGAGAACAACGGCATCGGCACCTCGGCACCGGGTATCCCTTTGCCGGGCGAAACGCCCTGGCGCACGATTACGGTCGGCGAATCGCTGGCCCCGATTGTGGAGACAACCGTGCCTTTCGATCTGGTCGAGCCCCGGTATGAGGCTTCCCAGAAATACCAGTATACCAAAGGCTCATGGAGCTGGATTATTGGTATGGACAGCCGAACGGTGTACGACGAACAGATTCGCTATATCGATTTCAGCGCAGCCATGGGCTATCAGACCGTATTGATTGATGCCCTTTGGGATACG from Tellurirhabdus rosea harbors:
- a CDS encoding glycoside hydrolase family 97 protein, which produces MKYAFYLLLFTVFWANAQTPTTTVTSPDGKLVVVVSLEEGKPVYNVSLNQKPFLTKSPLGLKTNVGDFSEGLAAGKPAVVNRIDNSYELPTIKTSKVHYVANEAVISLTKTNVPAIDITFRVSNNDVAFKYKVYPQKASRSCVVNEELSGFVLPAGTTTFLSAQSKAMVGFARTMPSYEIPYTVDDTLGKNGRGNGYTFPCLFKVNTNGWVLISETGVDSRYCASRLLGRPGGLYTIGYPMPDENNGIGTSAPGIPLPGETPWRTITVGESLAPIVETTVPFDLVEPRYEASQKYQYTKGSWSWIIGMDSRTVYDEQIRYIDFSAAMGYQTVLIDALWDTQIGRDKIAELAKYGAKKGVSLYLWYNSNGYWNDAPQGPRGIMDNTIARRKEMAWMKKIGVKGIKVDFFGGDKQETMKLYEDILYDANDYGILCIFHGSTLPRGWERMYPNYAASEAVLASENLAFSQRSCDMEAFNATIHPFVRNTVGSMDFGGSALNKFYNANNTPNKGSKRVTSDVYALATAVLFQSGVQHFALAPNNLTDAPDWAISFMKTVPTTWDEVRYIDGYPGKYVVLARRHGSTWYVAGVNAQKEPLKLTVKLPMIAAGATYKKYSDDAQLAGKVTTETFPKNQKTELVIPTNGAVLLVK
- a CDS encoding glycoside hydrolase family 43 protein, with the protein product MTTKAIKQIFLTIGLLLGYGAAVAQTAGSPVAPNPIIYADVPDMAMIRVGDTYYMSSTTMHLSPGLPIMKSKDLVNWQLVGYAYDTLTTVDAMSLRNGKSTYGRGSWASSLRYHNGLYYATTFAQTSGRTHIYTTRNIEKGPWKEVSFKPSYHDHSLFFDDDGRTYLIYGAGKLNIVELNADASGIKPGTTEQVLIENASTPSGTGPGLPAEGSQLFKVKGKYYLFNISWPRGGMRTVIIHRADKITGPWEGRVALQDKGVAQGGLIDTPDGRWFAYLFRDFGGVGRIPYLVPVKWEDGWPVLGENGKVPETLELPASKGLIPGLVNSDEFSRKKGEAALPLVWQWNHNPDNSLWSVTERKGYLRLKTGRTDTSFVMARNTLTQRTIGPESAGSTLLDASNLKDGDFAGLSLLQKNYGLVGVKMENGNRSVVMVSASSGKPVEVQRVPLGQKTVYLKADCDFRDRKDTARFLYSLDGKTWTPIGEPLKMPYTIPHFMGYRFGLFNYATAQTGGFADFDYFRISDTITGK